In Bordetella holmesii ATCC 51541, the following proteins share a genomic window:
- a CDS encoding tonB-dependent siderophore receptor family protein, translated as MAVALSLALASGLPAANAQATATQTQAARFTIPAGPLAPALRALASSANILLSFTEDQTRGKTTPGIQGSYTPDAALAALLAGSNLQAVQQDNGGYLLRALPSTTLPAVRVTGIIADDANTEGSGSYAATSATIGKIPVALREIPASVSVLTRQRMDDQNVTTIQQGLRYVTGVESIDYGDGTAYFRARGNQMGIEFDGVSIMNGLQYQQQFDMAMYDRVEVMRGPAGVTDDAIGQPGGTVNLVRKRPMDEFHLSGETQVGTFGSVRQMFDVTGPLNNEGTLRGRAVMAGNNSLQSTDDTRNKNGMLYAALDYDVSPQTTLSLSAGYQVTSIKGLDYGAPGVVNASGTALIGGLSGSPSENYSPDWNRSHVAIKEVNANLTHRFDNGWNWDTTTFYRSGSLSAKYAYSSPGATQQGLSEFGDQRQSSETEWFGFDSHVSGPLQAFGRTHTFTAGVNYSQMHSTQKYGFESVYGPYAGGAFSLYDPNAVPEVSVPFTSGNKDRLQQYSIYTQARLKLADPLTLVLGAREAFLDERSQPILPTTGDWETVAKVNHRFLPSAGFVWDVTPATTAYASFSRFMSAQTSTTYTGAMLPPRTGEQYEVGVKNSFFDNRLSTTVALFRINDNNRAVEDPNHPIGSIPGGKARNQGVEFEVAGQPTPNWNVYAGYTYLNVKFDNDAPDLTDGTDPKHLFKLWTNYRISEGALRDVTVGGGMLTQSSTYRGVTQGGYAIFNAQVGWRINPHIDVSLQLNNIFDRSYYIRPPSTFFSVYGDGRNAMLTLRYRM; from the coding sequence TTGGCCGTTGCGCTGAGCCTGGCGTTGGCCAGCGGCCTGCCAGCGGCCAACGCTCAGGCCACCGCCACCCAGACACAGGCCGCTCGCTTCACGATACCGGCAGGCCCGCTGGCGCCGGCGCTGCGCGCACTGGCCAGTTCAGCCAATATTCTGCTGTCCTTCACCGAGGACCAGACTCGTGGCAAGACCACCCCAGGGATCCAGGGCAGCTATACCCCGGACGCCGCACTGGCCGCGCTTCTGGCGGGCAGCAACCTGCAGGCCGTGCAACAGGACAACGGCGGCTATCTGCTGCGTGCACTGCCCAGCACGACGCTGCCAGCCGTCCGAGTAACCGGCATCATCGCCGACGACGCCAATACGGAAGGCAGCGGTTCCTATGCTGCGACCAGCGCCACCATCGGCAAGATTCCGGTTGCACTCCGAGAGATCCCCGCCTCCGTGTCGGTGCTGACGCGCCAGCGCATGGACGACCAGAACGTCACCACCATCCAGCAGGGCCTGCGTTATGTGACCGGAGTCGAATCCATCGATTATGGCGATGGCACGGCCTACTTCCGCGCCCGCGGCAATCAGATGGGCATCGAGTTCGACGGCGTGTCCATCATGAATGGCCTGCAGTATCAACAGCAGTTCGACATGGCCATGTATGACCGGGTCGAAGTCATGCGCGGACCGGCGGGCGTGACCGACGACGCCATCGGGCAACCAGGCGGTACGGTCAATCTCGTGCGCAAGCGCCCCATGGATGAGTTCCACCTCTCCGGCGAGACACAGGTCGGCACGTTTGGCAGCGTGCGCCAGATGTTCGACGTCACGGGTCCGCTCAACAACGAAGGCACGCTTCGTGGCCGCGCGGTCATGGCGGGTAATAATTCGCTGCAGTCGACCGACGACACCCGCAACAAGAACGGCATGCTCTACGCGGCGCTGGACTACGATGTCTCGCCGCAAACGACGCTTTCCCTTTCGGCGGGCTACCAGGTCACCTCCATCAAGGGTTTGGATTACGGAGCCCCCGGCGTCGTCAACGCCAGCGGCACGGCGTTGATCGGAGGCTTGTCCGGCTCGCCGTCGGAGAATTACAGCCCTGACTGGAACCGCTCGCATGTCGCGATCAAGGAAGTCAATGCCAATCTGACGCATCGCTTCGACAATGGCTGGAACTGGGACACCACGACATTCTACCGCAGCGGCAGCCTGAGCGCCAAATATGCCTACTCCAGTCCCGGCGCGACGCAGCAGGGCCTGAGCGAATTCGGAGACCAACGCCAATCCTCCGAGACCGAATGGTTTGGCTTCGATAGCCATGTGTCTGGCCCGCTGCAGGCGTTCGGACGCACGCACACGTTCACTGCCGGGGTCAATTACTCGCAGATGCACTCGACGCAGAAGTACGGCTTCGAGTCAGTGTACGGCCCCTATGCCGGTGGCGCCTTCAGCCTGTATGACCCGAATGCGGTTCCGGAGGTATCGGTGCCCTTTACCAGCGGCAACAAGGACAGGCTGCAGCAATACAGCATTTACACCCAGGCCAGGCTGAAGTTGGCCGACCCGCTGACGCTGGTGCTGGGCGCGCGCGAAGCCTTTCTCGATGAACGCTCCCAGCCCATCCTCCCGACAACCGGAGATTGGGAGACGGTAGCTAAAGTCAATCATCGCTTCCTGCCCTCGGCCGGATTCGTGTGGGACGTGACACCCGCCACCACGGCCTACGCCAGTTTCTCGCGCTTCATGAGTGCGCAGACCAGCACCACCTACACAGGCGCGATGTTACCGCCACGCACCGGCGAACAGTACGAAGTCGGTGTGAAGAACAGCTTCTTCGACAATCGGCTCAGCACAACGGTGGCACTGTTTCGCATCAATGACAACAACCGCGCGGTAGAGGACCCCAATCACCCCATCGGCAGCATCCCCGGTGGCAAGGCGCGCAATCAGGGCGTGGAATTCGAGGTGGCGGGCCAACCTACCCCCAACTGGAATGTGTATGCCGGCTACACCTACCTCAACGTCAAGTTCGACAACGACGCCCCTGACCTGACCGACGGCACCGACCCCAAGCATCTGTTCAAACTGTGGACCAACTACCGCATTAGCGAAGGCGCGTTGCGCGATGTGACGGTCGGCGGCGGCATGCTGACCCAGAGCTCCACCTATCGGGGCGTCACCCAAGGCGGCTATGCGATCTTCAATGCGCAGGTCGGCTGGCGTATCAACCCCCATATCGATGTATCGCTACAGTTGAACAACATCTTTGACCGCAGCTACTACATCCGTCCGCCGAGCACGTTCTTCAGCGTCTATGGCGATGGTCGTAACGCCATGCTGACGCTACGCTATCGCATGTAA
- the lolD gene encoding lipo-releasing system ATP-binding protein LolD, with translation MTDSVQAALRAEHLSKVYDEAPARIQVLDDVSLVVSRGEMVAIVGASGSGKSTLLHILGLLDVPSSGSLIVDGTPADGLSEARKSALRNRSLGFVYQFHHLLPEFTALDNVAMPLIVRRADRDQARAQAREVLSQVGLAEREGHYPGQLSGGERQRVALARALVTRPTCVLADEPTGNLDRHTAHNMFELLTRVNRESGTAFAIVTHDPELAARADRQLHMENGRLLPG, from the coding sequence ATGACTGATTCTGTCCAGGCGGCGCTGCGCGCCGAACATCTGTCCAAGGTTTATGACGAAGCCCCAGCCCGCATCCAGGTGCTGGACGACGTTTCGCTGGTAGTGTCTCGCGGTGAAATGGTTGCCATTGTCGGAGCCTCCGGCTCGGGCAAGAGTACGTTGCTGCACATTCTGGGCCTGTTGGACGTTCCCAGTAGCGGCTCCCTGATCGTCGACGGGACCCCTGCTGACGGACTTTCCGAGGCGCGTAAAAGTGCTTTGCGCAATCGCAGCCTGGGCTTTGTCTATCAGTTTCATCATCTGCTTCCAGAGTTCACGGCGCTGGACAATGTCGCCATGCCGTTGATCGTGCGGCGGGCCGACCGAGACCAGGCGCGCGCGCAGGCACGCGAGGTGTTGTCCCAGGTCGGGCTGGCCGAGCGCGAAGGGCACTATCCCGGGCAGTTGTCCGGAGGCGAGCGTCAGCGGGTGGCGCTGGCGCGGGCCCTGGTCACTCGTCCGACCTGCGTGCTGGCCGACGAGCCCACAGGCAACCTGGACCGCCACACCGCGCACAACATGTTCGAGCTGCTTACCCGCGTCAATCGGGAGTCCGGTACGGCGTTTGCCATCGTGACCCACGATCCCGAACTGGCCGCCCGCGCGGACCGTCAGCTCCACATGGAAAACGGACGTCTGCTTCCGGGTTGA
- a CDS encoding tatD related DNase family protein, whose product MLIDTHCHLDAAEFDADRLAVARQAYDRGVKTIVIPAVERANFSIVRDLAHGIQGGAYALGIHPLYVGRASQEDLVVLRQAVEAAMPDPRFVAIGEIGLDFFVPDIASGEPRMRQEHFYAAQLALAAEFGLPVLLHVRRSQDILLKYLRRQRGSCGGIAHAFNGSAQQARGFIDLGFALGLGGAMTYARALQIRRHATDTDLDHLVLETDAPDIPPAWLHEPERRNTPGQLPRIAAELAVIRHCAIDEVARRTTSTARRVLPRLAAIC is encoded by the coding sequence ATGCTGATCGACACCCACTGCCATCTGGATGCCGCGGAGTTCGATGCTGACCGCTTGGCGGTGGCGCGTCAGGCATATGACAGAGGGGTAAAAACCATAGTCATACCGGCAGTCGAACGCGCCAATTTTTCGATCGTGCGGGACCTGGCCCATGGCATACAGGGCGGGGCCTATGCGCTTGGGATACATCCGCTTTACGTGGGCCGGGCAAGCCAGGAGGATCTGGTTGTGCTGCGCCAGGCGGTCGAAGCCGCAATGCCGGATCCACGTTTCGTGGCCATCGGCGAGATCGGGCTGGATTTTTTTGTGCCAGACATCGCCAGTGGCGAGCCCCGCATGCGCCAGGAGCATTTCTATGCGGCGCAACTGGCGCTTGCCGCCGAGTTCGGTCTGCCCGTGCTGCTGCATGTGCGCCGCTCTCAGGATATTCTGCTGAAGTACTTACGCCGCCAGCGCGGATCGTGCGGCGGCATTGCTCATGCTTTCAATGGCAGCGCCCAGCAGGCCCGAGGTTTTATAGACCTGGGCTTTGCCCTGGGCCTGGGCGGGGCGATGACCTATGCGCGGGCGTTGCAGATCCGCCGCCATGCCACGGACACAGATCTGGATCATCTGGTGCTCGAAACGGATGCACCCGACATTCCGCCCGCATGGCTGCATGAGCCTGAGCGACGCAATACCCCGGGCCAACTGCCCCGTATCGCCGCAGAGTTGGCCGTCATACGGCATTGCGCGATCGACGAGGTAGCCCGCCGCACGACAAGCACGGCGCGGCGGGTGCTACCGCGCCTGGCTGCCATTTGCTGA
- a CDS encoding DHH family protein, with protein sequence MVTPRLTVRSANLSACQALQNAGIHPLLARLWAARGVTEAGQTQMNWPSLLPPGTLTHSEHAAAVLADAIAAGKRLLIVADYDCDGATACAVGLRALTAMGANVDFLVPNRFETGYGLSPAVIDLAIKHRSGKPDLIVTVDNGIASVDGVAAANDAGIGVVITDHHLPGDTLPQALAIVNPNQPGCGFPSKNLAGVGVIFYMMLALRAELRRRGVYPPDGGPRLDALSDLVALGTVADVVKLDANNRLLVTQGLQRMRTGRMQPGLRALFAVAGREPRSASGFDLGFALGPRINAAGRLADMSLGIACLTTDDEDQALRMARELDAINRERRGIEAEMRDQAMAAMQAPDAVAGATVCVFDPSWHQGVVGLVASRLKENSGGPHWPSHRPVTTKSAARAARSWTCICAMCSIWCPSAILA encoded by the coding sequence GTGGTCACACCCCGTCTAACTGTCCGCTCGGCCAATCTGTCCGCCTGCCAGGCACTACAGAATGCCGGCATCCATCCTCTGCTCGCCCGGTTGTGGGCCGCGCGCGGCGTAACCGAGGCCGGCCAGACACAGATGAACTGGCCCTCGCTGCTGCCGCCGGGCACGCTGACGCACTCCGAGCACGCCGCGGCGGTACTTGCTGACGCCATCGCGGCAGGCAAGCGGCTTTTGATCGTGGCCGACTACGACTGTGACGGCGCCACCGCCTGCGCTGTCGGTTTGCGCGCCTTGACCGCCATGGGCGCCAATGTGGACTTCCTGGTGCCCAATCGCTTCGAGACCGGCTATGGTCTGTCGCCTGCCGTCATCGATCTGGCCATCAAACACCGCAGCGGCAAACCCGACCTCATCGTCACGGTCGACAACGGCATCGCCAGCGTCGATGGCGTGGCCGCAGCCAATGATGCTGGCATCGGCGTGGTCATCACCGATCACCATCTTCCCGGCGATACCCTTCCCCAGGCCCTGGCCATCGTCAACCCCAACCAGCCTGGTTGCGGTTTTCCCTCCAAAAATCTGGCGGGCGTGGGCGTCATCTTTTACATGATGCTGGCGTTGCGCGCCGAGCTGCGCCGCCGCGGCGTGTACCCGCCAGACGGCGGGCCGCGCCTGGATGCGCTATCCGATCTCGTCGCGCTGGGCACCGTCGCCGACGTGGTCAAGCTCGATGCCAACAACCGTCTGCTGGTCACGCAAGGCTTGCAACGGATGCGCACTGGCCGGATGCAGCCAGGGTTGCGGGCGTTGTTTGCCGTCGCCGGCCGCGAGCCGCGCTCGGCCAGCGGCTTTGACCTGGGTTTTGCCTTGGGCCCGCGCATCAACGCCGCCGGCCGTCTGGCCGACATGAGCCTGGGCATTGCCTGCCTAACCACCGATGACGAAGATCAGGCGCTGCGAATGGCCCGCGAACTCGATGCCATCAATCGCGAGCGCCGTGGCATCGAGGCAGAAATGCGCGATCAGGCCATGGCAGCCATGCAGGCGCCCGATGCCGTGGCAGGCGCGACCGTTTGCGTTTTCGATCCCTCCTGGCATCAGGGCGTGGTGGGTCTGGTCGCCTCGCGTCTGAAAGAAAATTCTGGCGGCCCACACTGGCCTTCGCACCGGCCGGTGACGACGAAATCCGCGGCTCGGGCCGCTCGATCCTGGACGTGCATCTGCGCGATGTGCTCGATCTGGTGTCCAAGCGCCATCCTGGCCTGA
- a CDS encoding fecR family protein, with the protein MACGQPISEATADAAAQWLTVLMSGEATTQERQRWQQWRAASPEHERAWQHIEAVTGRRLPLIQAGAAYQTLSPYNGATARARRKTLRLLLWGGLIGGSSLLATRSQTWQNLTADYRSAIGQQRTIALADGTEIVLNTASAIDVRFDSQLRLIRLVAGQALFTTGHRLVGGKPDSRPFIVQTAQGRVRALGTRFMVRQEDDRSAVAVLESAVEISPQQASERRLDAGESVFFTRHGVDVPVALADKELAWTHGQIIAEDLPLADFLAELSRYRPGLLRCDPAVAHLRLSGVFPLQDTDTILDMLPKFLPVRISQRTRYWIVVQAQS; encoded by the coding sequence ATGGCCTGTGGCCAGCCGATCAGCGAAGCCACTGCCGACGCGGCGGCGCAATGGCTCACCGTGCTGATGTCGGGCGAGGCCACAACGCAAGAGCGCCAGCGCTGGCAACAGTGGCGCGCCGCCAGCCCCGAGCATGAGCGTGCCTGGCAACATATTGAAGCGGTCACTGGCCGCCGGTTGCCCCTGATACAGGCCGGCGCGGCTTACCAGACCCTGTCGCCCTACAATGGCGCGACCGCGCGCGCCCGGCGCAAGACGCTGCGTCTGCTGCTATGGGGCGGCCTCATAGGCGGCTCTTCCCTGCTCGCGACCCGCAGCCAGACATGGCAAAACCTGACTGCTGACTATCGCAGTGCCATCGGTCAGCAGCGGACCATTGCGCTGGCCGACGGCACGGAGATCGTCCTCAATACGGCCAGCGCCATCGATGTGCGTTTCGACAGCCAGTTGCGCCTTATCCGTCTCGTCGCCGGCCAGGCATTGTTCACCACGGGACACCGTCTGGTCGGGGGAAAACCGGACAGCCGCCCCTTCATCGTGCAGACGGCTCAAGGCCGTGTACGCGCGTTGGGTACCCGTTTCATGGTGCGGCAGGAGGACGACCGCAGTGCCGTGGCCGTGCTGGAAAGCGCCGTAGAAATCTCGCCACAACAGGCTTCGGAGCGCCGGCTCGATGCCGGCGAAAGTGTGTTTTTCACTCGCCACGGCGTGGACGTACCTGTCGCGTTGGCGGACAAGGAACTCGCCTGGACGCATGGCCAGATCATTGCCGAGGACCTGCCGCTGGCCGACTTTCTGGCAGAGCTTTCACGCTACCGGCCCGGATTGCTGCGTTGTGACCCGGCCGTGGCCCATCTGCGGCTCTCCGGCGTTTTCCCTTTGCAGGACACCGACACCATTTTGGATATGCTGCCTAAGTTCCTGCCGGTGCGGATTTCCCAACGCACCCGCTACTGGATCGTCGTACAGGCCCAGTCCTGA
- a CDS encoding liporeleasing system, transmembrane, LolC/E family protein: MLKLPYELWIGARYAGLARLGRRGGRRDRFISFIAASSMAGIALGVAALIVVLSVMNGFQKEVRDRMLSVLPHIELYIPGALPDRVLAQWQEFADAARKNPEVKGGAPFVAAGGMLVRGQALRGVQVRGIDPSLEGEVSDLPKQMVSGKLSDLKPGSFGAVLGSDLADSMGVKVGDTLLMLAPQGSISPAGFAPRMRQFTVAGIFTSGHYEYDSSLVFVDDDDAAKVFRDSGTAGVRLRVADMQRAPEVAAELTRVLPPYVMASDWSRNNRTWFAAVQTEKRMMFLILALIVAVAAFNLLSSLVMAVKDKQSDIAILRTLGAGPREVARIFLVQGALIGVIGTLLGVLGGIVIAYNVHIIVPFIEGLFGVHFLPREIYFISALPSDPQAGDIITIGVTSLVLSLLATLYPSWRASRLQPAQVLRHD; encoded by the coding sequence GTGCTGAAATTACCTTACGAACTCTGGATCGGCGCCCGCTATGCGGGCCTGGCCCGTCTGGGCCGGCGCGGTGGGCGCCGGGATCGCTTCATTTCCTTTATCGCGGCCTCCTCCATGGCGGGGATAGCGCTCGGCGTCGCGGCGCTGATCGTAGTGCTGTCCGTGATGAACGGGTTCCAGAAAGAGGTGCGCGACCGCATGCTGTCGGTCCTACCTCATATCGAGCTCTACATCCCTGGCGCCTTGCCGGATCGGGTGCTGGCGCAATGGCAGGAGTTTGCCGATGCGGCCCGCAAGAACCCCGAGGTCAAAGGGGGGGCCCCTTTTGTCGCTGCCGGCGGCATGCTGGTGCGCGGGCAAGCGCTGCGCGGCGTGCAGGTACGCGGTATCGATCCGAGCCTGGAGGGCGAGGTCTCCGATTTGCCCAAGCAGATGGTCAGCGGCAAGCTTTCCGACCTCAAGCCGGGCAGTTTTGGTGCGGTGCTCGGTAGCGATCTGGCCGATAGCATGGGCGTCAAAGTGGGCGACACCCTGCTGATGCTGGCCCCGCAAGGGTCCATCAGCCCGGCGGGCTTTGCGCCGCGCATGCGGCAGTTCACCGTGGCCGGGATTTTTACCTCTGGCCATTATGAGTATGATTCTTCCCTGGTGTTTGTCGATGACGATGACGCGGCCAAGGTTTTTCGTGACAGTGGCACGGCCGGCGTGCGGTTGCGCGTGGCGGATATGCAGCGCGCGCCCGAAGTGGCCGCTGAGCTGACCCGGGTGCTGCCGCCTTACGTCATGGCCAGCGACTGGTCACGCAACAATCGCACCTGGTTTGCCGCCGTCCAGACCGAAAAGCGGATGATGTTCCTCATCCTGGCACTCATCGTGGCGGTGGCGGCCTTCAATCTGCTGTCGTCGCTGGTGATGGCGGTCAAAGACAAGCAATCCGATATCGCCATCTTGCGCACGCTGGGAGCCGGCCCGCGCGAAGTGGCCCGGATTTTCTTGGTGCAGGGGGCGCTTATCGGCGTGATCGGCACCCTGCTGGGCGTGCTGGGTGGCATTGTGATTGCCTACAACGTGCATATCATCGTGCCCTTCATCGAAGGGTTGTTCGGCGTGCATTTCCTGCCGCGCGAAATTTACTTCATCAGCGCCTTGCCTTCCGACCCGCAGGCGGGCGACATCATTACCATTGGTGTGACCTCGCTGGTGTTGTCGTTGCTGGCTACGCTTTATCCGAGCTGGCGCGCGTCGCGCCTGCAACCGGCCCAGGTGCTGCGTCATGACTGA
- the recJ gene encoding single-stranded-DNA-specific exonuclease domain protein, whose amino-acid sequence MLDLVSKRHPGLIRKFGGHAMAAGLTLGRDGFAAFAPAFDAAVRELTGRDRFEPLLETDGSLESGYANAEVAGLLQQQVWGAGFAAPLFLDEFTVRSQRLVGEKHLKLSLERGHQRFDAIWFGHDEMMPERIQAAYRLEQNVWNGMVTAQLVIEYAEPV is encoded by the coding sequence GTGCTCGATCTGGTGTCCAAGCGCCATCCTGGCCTGATCCGCAAGTTCGGCGGCCATGCCATGGCCGCCGGCCTGACGTTGGGCCGCGACGGCTTTGCCGCCTTTGCTCCGGCCTTTGACGCCGCCGTGCGCGAACTCACTGGCCGGGATCGCTTCGAGCCCTTGCTCGAGACCGACGGGTCGCTGGAAAGCGGCTATGCCAATGCTGAAGTCGCCGGCCTGTTGCAACAGCAAGTCTGGGGGGCAGGCTTTGCCGCCCCCCTCTTTCTGGACGAATTCACCGTTCGCAGCCAGCGCCTGGTAGGCGAAAAACACCTCAAGTTGTCGCTCGAACGGGGCCACCAGCGTTTCGATGCCATTTGGTTTGGCCACGACGAGATGATGCCCGAGCGTATCCAGGCCGCCTATCGCCTGGAACAGAATGTCTGGAACGGTATGGTGACGGCGCAACTGGTGATCGAGTACGCCGAGCCGGTGTGA